Proteins encoded in a region of the Cytobacillus pseudoceanisediminis genome:
- a CDS encoding NAD(P)-dependent malic enzyme, whose amino-acid sequence MDLQKESLLLHEKFRGKLSIDVKMPLNSMKDLSLAYSPGVAEPCRKIHDQPEKVYDYTIKGNLIAVVSDGTSVLGLGDIGPEASMPVMEGKAALFKAFAGIDAVPICLDTKDPEEIIKTVKLLQPSFGGINLEDIAAPNCFYIEERLKQEMNIPVFHDDQHGTAIVTAAGLKNALKLVDKQMEKIKIVINGAGAAGIAIIKLLLNMGVKDIIMCDTKGAIYEGRQERMNPVKESVAKITNQDKRQGPLEEVIIGADVFIGVSSAGALTKEMVQTMSQDSIIFAMANPVPEIMPEEAKEAGAKVVGTGRSDLPNQVNNVLAFPGIFRGALDVRATEINEEMKMAAVEAIAGLIDATDLSPDYVIPGPLDSRVVPAVRDAVVKAAQKTGAARIEILQSETISQ is encoded by the coding sequence ATGGATTTGCAGAAAGAATCTTTATTGCTTCATGAGAAGTTTCGAGGGAAGTTATCAATTGATGTGAAAATGCCGCTGAACAGCATGAAGGATTTAAGCTTAGCCTATTCCCCAGGAGTAGCAGAGCCATGCCGGAAAATTCATGACCAGCCTGAGAAAGTCTATGATTATACAATAAAAGGCAATTTAATCGCGGTTGTCTCTGACGGAACATCGGTGCTGGGGCTTGGCGATATTGGCCCTGAAGCCTCCATGCCCGTCATGGAGGGGAAGGCTGCCCTATTTAAAGCTTTTGCAGGAATTGATGCCGTTCCAATTTGCCTTGATACGAAGGATCCCGAAGAAATCATTAAAACAGTCAAGCTGCTGCAGCCTTCCTTTGGAGGCATCAACCTGGAAGATATCGCGGCACCTAATTGCTTTTACATTGAAGAACGCCTTAAGCAGGAAATGAACATTCCCGTTTTTCATGATGACCAGCATGGAACAGCCATCGTAACGGCTGCCGGTTTAAAAAATGCTTTAAAGCTTGTTGATAAACAAATGGAAAAAATAAAAATCGTAATCAATGGGGCAGGTGCCGCAGGAATCGCGATTATCAAGCTGCTCCTCAATATGGGTGTAAAAGATATCATCATGTGCGATACAAAGGGAGCGATTTATGAAGGAAGGCAGGAGCGAATGAACCCTGTCAAAGAGTCTGTGGCGAAAATCACCAATCAAGACAAACGGCAGGGTCCGCTTGAAGAGGTTATTATCGGCGCTGATGTGTTTATCGGGGTTTCATCTGCAGGAGCCTTAACAAAGGAAATGGTCCAGACAATGAGTCAGGATTCCATTATTTTCGCCATGGCAAATCCGGTTCCAGAAATCATGCCGGAAGAGGCAAAGGAGGCAGGAGCCAAAGTGGTAGGAACAGGACGCTCTGACTTGCCTAACCAGGTGAATAATGTCCTCGCATTCCCGGGGATTTTCAGAGGGGCTTTGGACGTCAGGGCTACTGAAATTAATGAAGAAATGAAGATGGCAGCTGTTGAGGCCATCGCCGGATTAATCGACGCTACAGACTTATCACCGGATTATGTAATACCAGGACCGCTCGACAGCCGAGTTGTTCCGGCCGTAAGGGATGCCGTAGTAAAAGCCGCCCAGAAAACCGGTGCTGCCCGGATCGAAATCCTGCAGAGCGAGACGATAAGCCAATAG